TGCGCCAGCGGATATAACAATGTGGTCGTGACTGGGCTGGAGGGCTTTACCTCTATCGGACGACCGCAATACTACGCCGAAGCAGGCCGCAGTTGACAGTTTCCGACTCCCTCCGTTATAATGCGGTCATACCACAAATGAGAAGGAGAGCGATTTCTATGAACAAAACTGAACTGATTGCCGCCATGGTGGAAGCCAGCGGTCTGACGAAGAAGGACTGCGAGGCGGCCCTCGCAGCCTTTACCGGCGCGGTGGAGACTGCCATGAAGGGCGGAGACAAGGTGCAGATGGTGGGCTTTGGCAGCTTCGAGGTCAAGGAGCGCCCTGCCCGCGTGGGCCGCAACCCCCGTACCGGCGAGTCCATGACCTACCCCGCCTGCAAGGTGCCGGTTTTCAAGCCCGGCAAGGCCCTCAAAGACGCTATCAAGTAATCATAACACTACGGAACAGAAACGCCCCCCTTGCGCCGTGTCGCTCAGACCGGCGCAAGGGGGGCGCTTTTTCTTTACTATGTTTCGTTCTCCTGTTCCTCCTGCGTCTGACGCAGGATTGCGGCATATTGCTGTACCTTTCGGTAGGAATCAAGCCCCGTCTTTCGGAGAATGCTCTTGGTGTGGCTGTAAATGGTGCTCACCTTAACAGAGAATTGAACGCTCATCTCCTGTGGCCCCATGCCGGCAACATAGCCCTCATAGATCTTGCGCTCCGTACTCGTCAGCTTATCCAGCCCGGTCACAAAGATCCGGTACACCTCCGGGTCGATGTCGTCCTTCTGCGCGTGAGCCATCCGGGATGCGTCCGTCTGTACGGTTTCCAACTGACTTTGCGTTTCCTCGACCTGCGCCTGAAGAAATTCGCTTTGCCGCAGGGCCGCGTCCTTCTCGCTCTCCAGCGCGGAAACAGTCTCCTGATGCGCTTCATCCTGCGCCCGCAGAGATCCGGATACGGCGGCAAATTCGCTGTAGCGCATCTGCCCGTCGCCCCGGTTTTCCTCCGTAAGCTGCCGGAGATCCCGCAGCAGCGGAGAGAGGTATCTGCGGCTGAGGACAATGCAGGCCAGACACAGGGCAAAGAGCAGCAGGAACAGCAGCAAAGCGGTCTGCCAGACGCTGCGTACCACAAGCTGCCGGTAATCCTGCGCGGGGATCAGCACCGCCAATGTCCGGCTTTCGCTGTCTCCACCTGCAGCGGTAAAGTCCATGGTTATGCCTACATAGGAAAGGTCCCCGCACTTCATGGATGTCATGCCGTGACGCATGGGCTTGAGTGTGAGACGGTCGTTAATGGGAACATAGCAGTAGTCTCCCGCACCGCCGGTCATCAGACACCCGCCGCTGTCCAGCGTGTTGGACACGCCGCCCTCCGATGCCATGAGGCAGGCAACGCTTTGAAAGCCAGTAGGCTGCTTGTGGTGAGCTGCAAAATAAGTCTGGTTGACCCCAAAGCCGCACAGTCCGTATACCGTGCCGTCCTCCCCGACCATGGGAATGGTCAGCAGAACGGCCCGCTCCGAGGTGCCGGGAAGGGTGATCAGTGCCGAGGTGCGGCAGGAGGCGGAAGATACCGGCGTGGCCGCATCCGCAAGGCATTGCCGGTAATCCGGCAGAGTCTCCGTGTTGAACTCCCGGCTCCATTTCCGGTGGGGCATGACCCCGTGGGCCTTCCCGATCTCCGCCATGCCTCGGTAGAGCAGCAGATCCCCGGTCAGATGCTCGGCGTTGCTCCGCTGGACATACAGCCCGCTGCGGTCAGCCTCGCCGCTGCTCACGCCGATGGCGGCTTCCAGAATGACAAAGGCTCCGGAGCAGTCCGTCTGACGGGCATACTGGCACAGCGGCTCCAGCAGCGCCTCCTCTACCTGTGAGATGGTGTCAAGATTTCCGTCCAGCTCCGAAAAGGTCATGCCCTGTTCGGCCAATGTGTCCTCCAGAATGTCCGTCATATCCTTGGACAGATGGGCGCTCATGCCGGAGACATTCCGCCAGAGGGAGGCCATATCCGAGCGGAACACCTCCATCTGGATGCTCATGCTTTTGGACAGCTCCTCGCCGGGGGTATTGATCCGCCCGAAAATTTGCAGGCTGACCAGCAGCACCGCGGCCAGAAGAAGGCCCATCGCCGCCATGTAGATCACCAGCTTGTGCTTCATGGAGCGGTTGGCGTAGTTCAGTTTTTCCAGTGCATGGCGCATCGATTTTTACCTGCCTGTGGTTCTTTTTTATCCGCATCAGCCCATGGAGCAAAGCATCGTCCATGTCTCGTTGGCCAGCTCATCCACGCTCTCACCGTTCGCAAGGCGGGCGGGATAGGCCTTCTGCGCCTCCCGCAGCGCATCGTAAAGGGCGTTGACCTTGCCGTAATAGCCGGAAAAGCGCGGCTCGGACACCGGTGTATATTCCTGCCTCATGGTGTTCAGCGCGGCGTAGAGATTCTGGTATGCCTGCTGCGGTTCCGGGAAATCCGTATAGTTCTCAATGGCATCGAACGCACCGTTCCGCACGGGCATATAGCCGGTCTCGGCCACAAAATCAAGGTTCCGCTCCGGCTCCGTCAGCCAGTGGACGAACAGGCTCGCGGCCTCCGCCCGCTTTTCATCGGTCTTATAGGCGCAAAGACCCACGCCCGCCTGAGTCATCAGCGCGTCCGCGCCGTCGGTTTTCGGCATGGGCAGGACCTGCAAATTCATCGGCTCCACCGTGCCGTCGAGATAGCTCACCTTATCATTATAGTAGAGGATGGCGGCGGACGAGCCGATGCCGGAGATGGTTTCGCCGGTCATGACCTGCGTATTGGAATAGCGGTCGGACATCTGGATATGCCCCTGCACCAGAGCGCGGGCAAATTCCAGCCAGCTCTCCTTGAAAATGGCGTTGTCCGTGTCGTACCAGCCGTCCTCGGTATAGAAATCCTCCGCACCCTGCTCCATGGCCCGCAGCTCCACAGCGCGGAGAGGATAGTCCAGAGCGCAGAAGGTCTTGCCGCCGCTGTAGTCATAGAAAGCGCCGGCGGTCTGATAAAAGCCCTCCCATGTGGTAAGGTCGCTGTACTGCGCGCCGGTGGCGGCGGAGAAGCGGTCAAAGGCGGAGCCGTTGAGCATCAGCACATGGGTGGATTTGGACATGGGGAATACCAGCAGCTTGCCGTCCGCCGTGCCGTCGTCCAGAAAGCCGGAAACGAACTCCTCGCGCTCCTTCTCGGTAAAGAGGTCGTTCCAGTCCACCACGTTCTCTGCCCCCAGCGCCATCGCATCCCCAATGTGGCAGGTGAACACATCCGGCATCTCCGGAAGCTCGGAGCCGCCCGCCTGCGCCTGCAGCAGAAACGCACCGATCTGAGAGGCGCTGCTGGTAGCGGTGACGGTCACTCGCACGCCCTTTTCCGCGCCCACCGTCCGGTTGAACTCGTCCACAAGCTCGTCCATGGGAGAGCCGGACTGCTCGCCGTAGACGTGCCAGAAGGTCAGCGTCACAGGGTTATCCTTGTCCAGCAGCGATTTCTCGCAGCCGGTGAGGGAGAAAATCATCAGCGCCGCCAGCAGCGCGGCAAAAAATCTTGGTTTCATGCGTTAAACCTCCAGATCGAACAGGCGTTTGGCGAATTGGCGTATTTTTGATGGTTTTTGAAAATTTTTTTGTCTCCGTCTACCCAATTTCGGGTTTTTGGAGATGACAGGAGCGAGGAAATATGGTACACAACAGGAGAACGGACGGTCAAGCAACACTTCGGAGCGTCCGGTCAGCAGAGAGAAATCGGAAAGGGGTACCCCTTTCCGTTGGAGCTATGCTCCAACGGAAGGACCGCTCGCCCCCATTTGATTTTCTCGCATTATAGCACAACCCCCAGTTCT
This window of the Dysosmobacter acutus genome carries:
- a CDS encoding HU family DNA-binding protein, encoding MNKTELIAAMVEASGLTKKDCEAALAAFTGAVETAMKGGDKVQMVGFGSFEVKERPARVGRNPRTGESMTYPACKVPVFKPGKALKDAIK
- a CDS encoding helix-turn-helix transcriptional regulator, which encodes MRHALEKLNYANRSMKHKLVIYMAAMGLLLAAVLLVSLQIFGRINTPGEELSKSMSIQMEVFRSDMASLWRNVSGMSAHLSKDMTDILEDTLAEQGMTFSELDGNLDTISQVEEALLEPLCQYARQTDCSGAFVILEAAIGVSSGEADRSGLYVQRSNAEHLTGDLLLYRGMAEIGKAHGVMPHRKWSREFNTETLPDYRQCLADAATPVSSASCRTSALITLPGTSERAVLLTIPMVGEDGTVYGLCGFGVNQTYFAAHHKQPTGFQSVACLMASEGGVSNTLDSGGCLMTGGAGDYCYVPINDRLTLKPMRHGMTSMKCGDLSYVGITMDFTAAGGDSESRTLAVLIPAQDYRQLVVRSVWQTALLLFLLLFALCLACIVLSRRYLSPLLRDLRQLTEENRGDGQMRYSEFAAVSGSLRAQDEAHQETVSALESEKDAALRQSEFLQAQVEETQSQLETVQTDASRMAHAQKDDIDPEVYRIFVTGLDKLTSTERKIYEGYVAGMGPQEMSVQFSVKVSTIYSHTKSILRKTGLDSYRKVQQYAAILRQTQEEQENET
- a CDS encoding ABC transporter substrate-binding protein; this encodes MKPRFFAALLAALMIFSLTGCEKSLLDKDNPVTLTFWHVYGEQSGSPMDELVDEFNRTVGAEKGVRVTVTATSSASQIGAFLLQAQAGGSELPEMPDVFTCHIGDAMALGAENVVDWNDLFTEKEREEFVSGFLDDGTADGKLLVFPMSKSTHVLMLNGSAFDRFSAATGAQYSDLTTWEGFYQTAGAFYDYSGGKTFCALDYPLRAVELRAMEQGAEDFYTEDGWYDTDNAIFKESWLEFARALVQGHIQMSDRYSNTQVMTGETISGIGSSAAILYYNDKVSYLDGTVEPMNLQVLPMPKTDGADALMTQAGVGLCAYKTDEKRAEAASLFVHWLTEPERNLDFVAETGYMPVRNGAFDAIENYTDFPEPQQAYQNLYAALNTMRQEYTPVSEPRFSGYYGKVNALYDALREAQKAYPARLANGESVDELANETWTMLCSMG